Proteins from one Anopheles nili chromosome 2, idAnoNiliSN_F5_01, whole genome shotgun sequence genomic window:
- the LOC128721739 gene encoding succinate dehydrogenase cytochrome b560 subunit, mitochondrial-like: MAASLLLRNACRRSLLQGYGTSVSFPLAAARTIVLKPTQADVRPGESHDDRNARLKRPQSPHLTIYSFQLTSMLSITHRFTGLALTGYITAIGLGALALPHDATHYLTMLEGLSAPTLIALKFSLAYPFAYHTVNGVRHLFWDMGKFLTIKEVYTTGYTMLGVSGVLAGLLTAL; the protein is encoded by the exons ATGGCCGCTTCCCTTCTACTCAG GAACGCCTGCCGTCGTTCGTTGCTGCAGGGCTATGGAACCAGCGTCTCGTTTCCGTTGGCAGCTGCTCGCACAATCGTTCTTAAGCCGACGCAAGCGGATGTCCGTCCGGGAGAATCACACGATGACCGAAACGCCCGTCTGAAGCGACCGCAATCTCCTCATCTGACCATCTACAGTTTCCAGCTTACCAGCATGCTCTCGATTACGCACCGCTTCACCGGACTGGCCCTGACGGGGTACATTACTGCGATTGGTCTGGGCGCTTTGGCCTTGCCGCACGACGCCACGCACTACCTAACGATGCTGGAAGGCCTCAGCGCACCGACGCTGATTGCTCTTAAATTCTCACTCGCTTATCCGTTTGCTTACCACACCGTAAATGGGGTGCGCCATCTGTTCTGGGATATGGGCAAATTCCTGACCATTAAGGAAGTGTACACCACCGGCTACACGATGCTGGGCGTGTCCGGCGTTCTGGCCGGTCTCCTGACGGCTCTGTAA